In Saccharicrinis fermentans DSM 9555 = JCM 21142, a genomic segment contains:
- the gldJ gene encoding gliding motility lipoprotein GldJ — protein MRLFHVMLALGVVAMTSCSKGGSGNVSSATGWEYNAPENGGFEYYDGYEQELGPGLRFVEGGTFIMGRVEQDVLYDWNNVPRRVTVPSFYMDETEVKNVDYREYLYWINRVFVEYPEVYKKALPDTLVWRRALAYNEPMTENYFRHTAYSEYPVVGVNWLQANDFCQWRTDRVNENILVNMGVLEMDVNQQGENNFNTEAYLYGQYDGIAGKKPIEDLDPNKDSRRVRWEDGYLLPRYRLPTEAEWEYAALGLIGNSQEERMTNRRIYPWDGHITRNSEKGERGKMMANFVRSRGDYMGMAGDLNDGGDITVDVHSYYPNDYGLYCMAGNVNEWVADVYRPLSFDEVDEFSPFRGNEFKTKVLDEEGYLVEKDSLGRIRYRIETDKDIQDRKNYRTGDNRNFGDGDAQSNISLGNQWLDNEQDTKNMYGQHTGTMGSLISDRTRVYKGGSWRDRAYWLSPGARRYLDEREARDDLGFRCAMTRVGSPMTSGKKK, from the coding sequence ATGAGACTTTTCCACGTTATGCTTGCACTAGGAGTTGTAGCAATGACTTCTTGTAGTAAAGGTGGTTCCGGTAATGTTTCTTCCGCAACTGGATGGGAGTACAACGCTCCTGAAAACGGGGGATTTGAATATTATGATGGATATGAACAAGAACTAGGACCCGGACTAAGATTTGTTGAAGGTGGTACCTTTATCATGGGTAGAGTAGAACAAGATGTTCTTTACGATTGGAATAATGTACCCAGACGAGTAACCGTTCCTTCATTTTATATGGATGAGACGGAAGTTAAAAATGTTGATTACCGTGAATATTTATACTGGATCAACAGAGTTTTCGTTGAATATCCTGAGGTTTATAAAAAAGCTCTTCCTGACACCTTGGTATGGCGTAGGGCATTGGCATATAACGAACCTATGACAGAGAACTATTTCCGTCATACGGCCTATAGCGAATACCCCGTTGTTGGTGTTAACTGGCTACAAGCCAATGATTTTTGCCAATGGCGAACAGACCGGGTAAATGAAAACATACTTGTTAACATGGGTGTTCTTGAAATGGACGTAAACCAACAAGGAGAGAATAACTTTAATACAGAGGCCTATTTATACGGACAATATGATGGTATTGCCGGTAAAAAGCCCATAGAAGATTTAGATCCTAACAAAGATAGCAGACGCGTTCGTTGGGAAGACGGATACCTTTTACCTCGCTACCGCCTCCCTACCGAAGCAGAATGGGAATATGCAGCCCTGGGCTTAATTGGCAACTCGCAAGAAGAACGCATGACTAACCGTAGAATATATCCTTGGGATGGTCATATTACCAGAAATTCAGAAAAAGGTGAAAGAGGTAAAATGATGGCCAACTTTGTAAGAAGCCGAGGTGACTACATGGGTATGGCTGGCGATCTTAACGATGGTGGTGATATAACCGTTGATGTACACTCCTATTATCCCAACGATTATGGCTTATATTGCATGGCCGGTAACGTGAATGAGTGGGTAGCCGATGTGTATCGTCCACTATCATTTGACGAAGTTGATGAGTTTAGCCCCTTCAGAGGTAATGAATTCAAAACAAAAGTACTTGATGAAGAAGGTTATCTGGTAGAAAAAGACAGCTTGGGTAGAATTCGTTATAGAATTGAAACCGACAAAGATATACAGGATAGAAAAAATTACCGTACCGGTGACAACCGTAATTTTGGTGATGGCGACGCTCAATCAAACATTTCCTTAGGAAACCAGTGGTTAGACAATGAGCAGGATACAAAAAATATGTATGGTCAGCATACTGGAACAATGGGTTCTTTAATCTCAGACAGAACACGTGTGTATAAAGGTGGTTCATGGAGAGATAGAGCTTACTGGTTAAGTCCTGGTGCCAGAAGATATTTGGATGAACGTGAGGCGCGTGACGACTTAGGTTTCCGTTGTGCAATGACACGTGTTGGAAGTCCAATGACAAGCGGCAAGAAAAAATAA